Part of the Esox lucius isolate fEsoLuc1 chromosome 25, fEsoLuc1.pri, whole genome shotgun sequence genome, ACCATTGAAGACATTCGGCGGATGCAAGCGGAGTTCACAGACGAGAGAGACTGGAACCAGTTCCACCAGCCCCGTAACCTCCTCCTAGCTATGGTCGGGGAGGTGGGCGAGGTGTCCGAGCTCTTCCAGTGGCGCGGTGAGGTCGCGGAAGGACTGCCCAACTGGACGGCTTCCGAGCGTGAACACCTAGCACATGAACTCAGCGACGTACTCATCTATTTAGTTGAACTGGCTGAAAAATGTCACATCGATTTACCCCAAGCAGTCCTGCGTAAAATGGCTGTAAACAGGCTGAAGTATCCGGCCAGCAAGGTTCATGGCTCTGCGAAGAAGTACACTGAATACAACGACTAAGCTGATGACTGTTACCCTAACAACCTGCATGCATAGCACATGGACATAACTTCTACTGTTCTCTTTCATCCGATTGCTACGGCGAATGTTTTGTAGCCAATTTGATGTCAAAAGTTGTTAGAAATACTCAACTATTACCTACTTTTGTGTTTAAAGTGCGTTTtaagacaatgtttttcttttaggtTTTTATTAATATTCATCTTGACTGCTGACTTTTTCTCTCCAAACTGTTTCCAAAAGTCAAATGCACGGGCTCTTAAGTCTTagctagcttttttttttaattctctgagtaacctttttaaaaatatatactgtcaAACTTGGTGGTTAAAGGCATTCTTCCTTTTTTGCTTAAGATTCAATTCATGTGTGCAACTTAAGCGATTTTTCTTTCCTCACCCAAAGTAAAAGTTCCTTCAATTATACTTGTTCTACATGttcttttatttatgtattggCTTGGAAATGCCCATGAACACTGTTGTGTCTACACTTGTTGTATGTGCATCCCTGTTATATTAGCTAAGATGGgtcagtgaaaaaaatatatcccGGTAAAAGAAATGCATTATATACTGTTTGGAACGGTACATTTTCATAAGCTTGCAGTCGCAATCTGACAATTTGTTTCATGGCCCTAGGCTGAGCTTTATGAAATATATGCTAAGTTAGCTTTAGCCAATGTGTAATTTAATGAGGTTCACGGATACTGCCATGCCTATAGGTCCCTGTAGCAGACTGCAAAGCTGCTCTGttaagtgtttttgtgtgtggctgtgtacaGCCACAATCAGTATTTACACAGCAATCCTAAAGTCATAGTCAGGTATTTAACTTTGGTTTTACTGTAAAGCAGTTCCTCATGTAACCTTTTTTGggtttacatttacagttttatgATCTCCAGAGCCAGAATGACTGTAGAGCCTGGTGATCCAACAGGTTTCCTTATAGGTGTATGGTGAATTTGAATACTGATACAATTTTACAGGTAATTAAAATGTGCACACAGCTGTCAGGATCTCCATTAAAGGAAGGAGCAAGATGGCTGCTGTGCCTTCGAGTCATGTTTTAGGGACTCCTTAAAATGTATGATACTGTACATGTGATCTACATTACATAACAGTATGAGGCAAACCAATGGCAATTCAGTATTTAGTTGAAGACTTGTGAGGTGTTCTGTGTGCTCTATACAGCCAGAAAACAGATGACCTCTTTTTAGATTGACATCCAGTAAGAAGTCGATCTTCTGTTTCAGAAAGCGGAGAAAAACATAAACCCAGCCATTTGCACAGTAAAACCTTAATTTGGACATAGTCCAATGTTTCAGTTGAGTGTCTATACCTGCATTGGTCCAACATCTTGCACCTGAGCCTGGTGTCACCATGCTACGCCAGAGGTAAGAACCTAACACAAACTAAAGGGGATCTTCAATGGCCCACGCATGCTGTGATTATTGGAAGAACCTTTAGCCTTTTATTGTGCAATGTTTGACAGGATCAAACCGTAATTAATTgggaatttaaaaaaagaacagttGTTATTGAGTAAGGTGAAGGTGAATTTGTAGATCGTACATTCATTGTGATACTCTTTCTCAAACATGGTCATCAGCTAGAGGGAGTTTCCCCCATTATTACATCCACCACGGAGTGTGCAAGTGCGCACTTGGGTAAAATAGGGAGGAAATGGGATGCAGCCTGTGTCTGTCAAGGCAGCCTAATCACAAGCTAGACCAGTGGGTTGATGGACTGACAGCCAGGCAGTTAACAAATTCAAAATTCTTCAGTTCTGTCAGGATTTTTGAAGCCTGGGAATCTATTAGAACAAACAGTGTCTGGAAGCAACACAGACAGaattgaagaacagagagagagagagagagagagagaaaggaggaatgAGATGTAGAATGAAGTAACCGAGCGCTCAAAAGACAAATGTtatcctctctccttccacgTTTTCTTTCAGGGAAGCCATGTGAGGACAGAAGCCCCGTCGTGCCTCATCAAAACATTGTTCCGCCTGTTATTCGTAGGCAAACCCAGCTGGAGCCTATCGCAAATTGGTACGCTGCAGCCTATTTCTGCATATGTGACATGTAGGCAGCCAAACTGttaggtgtctgtgtgttgccaAGGAATCTGGATGGTAATACTCTTCTGTCTAGGCATGGTTTATTTAGCCTGGGCTTAGGTCCGTTTTTGCTGTTATTGTCATTTCCGTGCAGATGCAGCACGGATATATTTAGGTCCAGGCCTTAGTTGGACTTCTGTTCCCCCACGAGGTCTGCTGTTCCGAACCCTCCCCATTTGCATATGGCTCTGAGGTGTCACATTTCGCCTCTTTGAGCTTACAGCGGAACCACAGCGATTGCGACAAGTAAAAAGCTTCCGtgtgaatggcagaaatgttgatTTGCTGCATCGTGGCGTACGGCTAGCTTGAGGTGAACCCACCAAGACGCAATGCACAATTGATATCTTTTTCTAGCACGGCGTGACCCTACAGCAGCGTAACTCTGGGGTCTGGCTGACACATTCTTGGGGTTGCTAACAGTATTCAATTTGTCTGGAAATGTCCCGTGCAAGGTAGCGGGCGGGAATCAATCTCACGGCCAGGCTGTCTCCAGTGAATTAGAAGTAATGTTCCACCGACCACATTGTTTCCTTCATTGCTATTCAGTGCTACAGCTCTGGCTCGGCTTTGTGGTGGTCCCTGATATTTATCTCTGAGAGCCGCTAGTGCATTGGCAATACATGCGGCCACAGTGACAGCGGGAGCAGTTCGTTGTCTGAGATGAGTACCGGAGAGCTTCCAGCCCCTCGGGACAGGCAAGCGGGCCCCTGCATTTCTAAACATGAGGAATAGTTGTTATTACTGTCTGTGCCTCCCTTCTGTTGGCCCCACCCCCCAATACGTTGGACATGAGTGAGCGATCATGGGtagcaaattattatttctgcAACCCTAACCCCGAAGCTTTCATTTTAACGCCACAGCTGGGTGACAATGCAGATCTGACTCAGGCAAAATGAGGTTGAGTAGAAATGCATCCTCTGCTTTTTGTCACAGTTTCTTCCCGAGTTTTTCCTGAGCCTTTCACTCAAGTTCTCCCTGTTATTATTACTTCTGTCGTaatactgggggggggggggggtcatttatATTAAATGAATGCCTAGCTCTTGGATGTGCTTCCATTTGTACACAGAGCTGAGGCAGACAGGGTTTCCAGGGCATCAGCCCACTCAACCCTCCTCAGGACTAGATTTGAGGTACGCCTACACGGCTCCCTTCTCTGCTTATCTCCTCCCTGGGCAGGAGGCTGTAGCCTGCAGGCAGCTGTCAGATCCTTCTCTGCACCGACGCCCAGGTGCAGGCCTGAGATGCACATTGTGTCGGCTAGACAGACTCCAGGATGAACGTTGCATTGAAACAACCCCTGGCCAGAGACGGACGGGTAGCTTTCTCATGCCACTCAACCTCCTAATGGTCTGACGCTGATTTCCAATCTCTTCCAtgtttgtttgtctctgtcaCTCAACCAGCACAGCTTAGCCCAACACTTgcttctttttttgggggggctcCCAAATGCTATGCTACGCTGTATGTACTACAGAAGTACCCTACTTGTGTACCAGGCATAAATGGGTTCTTAGCAGAAGTCGTACGTAATAGCGAGGTGTTTGGGATGAAAACCAAATGTTTATCACCTCTCTGATTCCAGACTTCTACTGTGGAACATTTTTGCTCACCCTCTCACTTCTTAGAAGTGTTACCACAATGTCAGATGACCACAGAATCGCAAACCAAAGGTCGGATAGACTGTTCTATGCACTTGTGTGACCCGAGGTCATATGCCCCCTCAGACAGGCATATAAACACAAAGACCAGTTGCAGTGCATGCAGGTAACTGGAAATACGCCCGGaaccactgactgactgaagaAAATGGGATTTCTTGATTTAGAGAAATAATGGTATAATGGAGAAAAGTAATTTTGTATTCAGCGTCTCCGCACTTTAATTCAGGATTGACAATGGTAACAATAATGATGATGGTTCAGACCGCAATTATGTGACTTGcattaaaaagtatttgatccagcCAAACGTACTGTAAAGGTGGTCCTAGATCTTTGGATACCATCCGTCCTATTTGAACTTGTGAAATGGGCCAATGATGTACTGATTCTGCAATGCACAGGCACCGCCTCAATTCTACTCAATTCCAGGCTACCAGACACTCTGACAGACAAGAAGAGATGTAGTTAACTGGTGCTGGATGCTAATTGACATAAAACCAACCGCGGTGACAGACGCTCAGATGTTTTGGAGGAAAACTGACAACAAGACGGCAGATGCCTTCGCTTATCATTAGGATCTGTCTGACGAGACTCTTCATGTGGGCTTTGCTGGTGGTGGAACGCTGGTTTGCCCGGTCTGAGGGAAGTGAAATATTTAGTAAGACCTTTGTGGCGTCAACTTGTTGCAAATGGACATTGTGAAATGACAGCTAGTTTCATATTTGTTTCCTAGCACCGTTCATAATCTGAGGGTAGTCAGCAGAGGGCTGTAGTTCTGAGGTGATACTAAGAGGTGATACTGAGGTGATACTAAGAGCCGGCGCGTGAGGAGAGTGGTTGGCTTGTTCACCGATGCCGTGCCGTCTTCACCCCGGTGTAAACCAGAGAAGCTGGTCGTAGCGGTGTGTTCAGATGGCTAAAGAGGAGCGGAGGACTTGACTGAGAGAAAACGGGTTCCAGCACCGTTTTCACCATTGAAGCCTTTGCCATTTTAACGATATCGAATGTGATCAAAGGTTAATTGGCTCATCCCTCCGGAGGACATGGCCGTGTTATCGCGGCTCCATGCTCCGGGTCATCAGGAGAGATCAGCCAATGAGCTATACTGAAATTGACCACTTATTATCGATATGGCCTTGGTGTG contains:
- the dctpp1 gene encoding glutamyl-tRNA(Gln) amidotransferase subunit B, mitochondrial; amino-acid sequence: MAMNSDEVHGLNGDMSVQSTHTNGNALTTPVKSDSACCANGDAVFQTPKQNGTSRRSPTKTFSFTAEPTIEDIRRMQAEFTDERDWNQFHQPRNLLLAMVGEVGEVSELFQWRGEVAEGLPNWTASEREHLAHELSDVLIYLVELAEKCHIDLPQAVLRKMAVNRLKYPASKVHGSAKKYTEYND